In a genomic window of Zingiber officinale cultivar Zhangliang chromosome 9B, Zo_v1.1, whole genome shotgun sequence:
- the LOC122023611 gene encoding adenosine kinase 2-like has product MASEGVLLGMGNPLLDISAVVDEEFLSRYDIKINNAILAEEKHLPMYDELAAKSNVEYIAGGATQNSIRVAQWMLQIPGATSYMGCIGKDKFGEEMKKNSNAAGVNVHYYEDETAPTGTCAVCVVGGERSLVANLSAANCYKIEHLKRPENWALVEKAKYIYIAGFFLTVSPDSIQLVAEHAAAQNKVFSMNLSAPFICEFFRDAQEQALPYVDYVFGNETEARIFAKVHGWATENVEEIALKISALPKASGTHKRTTVITQGCDPVVVAEDGKVRSFPVILLPKEKLVDTNGAGDAFVGGFLSQLVQGKSIDDCVRGGCYAANVIIQRPGCTYPEKPDFQ; this is encoded by the exons ATGGCCTCCGAAGGTGTGCTACTCGGCATGGGGAATCCCCTCCTCGACATCTCCGCTGTCGTCGACGAAGAGTTTCTTAGCAG ATATGACATCAAGATAAATAATGCAATTCTGGCGGAGGAAAAGCATCTGCCCAT GTATGATGAGTTAGCTGCAAAATCTAATGTTGAATACATTGCTGGAG GGGCGACTCAAAATTCAATCCGGGTTGCTCAG TGGATGCTACAAATTCCTGGTGCAACAAGCTACATGGGATGCATTGGGAAGGACAAATTTGGAGAGGAAATGAAGAAAAATTCAAATGCTGCAGGTGTTAAT GTTCACTATTATGAGGATGAAACTGCTCCAACTGGTACATGTGCTGTCTGTGTTGTTGGTGGTGAAAG GTCCCTAGTTGCTAATTTGTCTGCAGCGAATTGCTACAAAATTGAACACCTAAAGAGACCAGAGAACTGGGCTCTGG TTGAAAAGGCCAAGTACATTTACATTGCTGGTTTTTTCCTCACGGTGTCTCCTGATTCTATTCAACTTGTAGCTGAACATGCTGCTGCCCAAAATAAG GTGTTTTCAATGAACCTTTCTGCTCCTTTCATTTGTGAATTCTTCCGAGATGCTCAAGAACAGGCCTTGCC ATATGTGGATTATGTGTTTGGAAATGAAACCGAAGCAAGGATCTTTGCAAAAGTTCATGGTTGGGCG ACTGAGAATGTTGAAGAGATTGCTTTAAAGATCTCGGCGTTGCCAAAGGCATCAGGAACACACAAAAGAACTACGGTTATCACTCAAGGTTGCGATCCAGTAGTTGTTGCTGAAGATGGGAAG GTGAGGTCGTTCCCTGTCATCCTATTACCAAAGGAGAAACTAGTCGATACCAATGGTGCAG GCGATGCGTTTGTTGGAGGATTCTTGTCTCAATTGGTTCAAGGAAAAAGCATCGATGATTGTGTAAGAGGTGGGTGCTACGCCGCAAATGTCATTATCCAGAGGCCAGGCTGCACTTACCCAGAGAAACCAGATTTCCAGTAA
- the LOC122022744 gene encoding serine/arginine-rich-splicing factor SR34-like isoform X1, whose translation MSKRYSRTIYVGNLPGDIREREVEDLFCKYGTIIDVDLKIPPRPPGYAFVEFEDPRDAEDAIRGRDGYKFDGQRLRVELAHGGRGQSSSLDKHSSYSSAGRRGGVSRRTEYRVMVTGLPSSASWQDLKDHMRRAGDVCFSEVFRDGGGTVGIVDYTNYDDMKYAIKKLDDSEFRNAFSRAYIRVKEYDSKRSLSRSRSRSRSYSKSASSRSRSKSPRAKSSRRSLSKSRSRSVSSRSHSASKGHSVSRSRSRSRSPVNSPANGKPASKSPVKLSLNKSQSLSRSPSPAVKSD comes from the exons ATGAGTAAGCGATACAGTCGAACGATCTATGTTGGCAATCTCCCTGGCGACATTCGTGAAAGAGAGGTGGAAGATCTGTTCTGCAAG TATGGAACGATCATTGATGTTGATCTAAAGATTCCTCCAAGGCCTCCAGGGTATGCATTTGTTGAG TTTGAAGATCCTCGTGACGCTGAAGATGCTATTCGTGGCCGTGATGGATATAAATTTGATGGTCAAAGATTACGG GTGGAACTTGCTCATGGTGGAAGGGGCCAATCTTCATCGCTTGATAAGCACAGCAGCTACAGTAGTGCAGGTCGACGTGGCGGTGTTTCCAGGCGCACAGAGTATCGTG TTATGGTCACTGGTTTACCCTCCTCGGCATCATGGCAAGACTTGAAG GACCATATGCGCCGAGCCGGTGATGTCTGCTTTTCTGAAGTTTTTCGTGATGGTGGTG GTACTGTTGGTATTGTAGATTATACAAACTACGACGATATGAAATATGCA ATCAAGAAGCTTGATGACTCTGAGTTTCGGAATGCATTTTCACGGGCGTATATAAGA GTGAAGGAGTATGATTCCAAAAGAAGCTTATCTAGGAGTCGAAGTCGTAGCCGTTCATATTCAAAAAGTGCAAGTAGCCGTAGCAGAAG CAAGTCTCCAAGGGCAAAGTCATCACGCCGTTCGTTGTCTAAATCTCGATCTAGATCTGTATCTTCTCGTTCTCACTCAGCATCTAAAGGACATTCTGTATCAAG ATCTCGATCGCGATCCAGATCTCCAGTTAATTCT CCTGCTAATGGCAAACCTGCAAGCAAAAGCCCAGTTAAGCTTAGTCTGAACAAGAGCCAAAGTCTCTCTCGTTCTCCTTCTCCTGCG GTGAAATCGGATTAG
- the LOC122022744 gene encoding serine/arginine-rich-splicing factor SR34-like isoform X2, with the protein MSKRYSRTIYVGNLPGDIREREVEDLFCKYGTIIDVDLKIPPRPPGYAFVEFEDPRDAEDAIRGRDGYKFDGQRLRVELAHGGRGQSSSLDKHSSYSSAGRRGGVSRRTEYRVMVTGLPSSASWQDLKDHMRRAGDVCFSEVFRDGGGTVGIVDYTNYDDMKYAIKKLDDSEFRNAFSRAYIRVKEYDSKRSLSRSRSRSRSYSKSASSRSRSKSPRAKSSRRSLSKSRSRSVSSRSHSASKGHSVSRFGPKQGSLDRIIGSGLDWVQMVATVSLL; encoded by the exons ATGAGTAAGCGATACAGTCGAACGATCTATGTTGGCAATCTCCCTGGCGACATTCGTGAAAGAGAGGTGGAAGATCTGTTCTGCAAG TATGGAACGATCATTGATGTTGATCTAAAGATTCCTCCAAGGCCTCCAGGGTATGCATTTGTTGAG TTTGAAGATCCTCGTGACGCTGAAGATGCTATTCGTGGCCGTGATGGATATAAATTTGATGGTCAAAGATTACGG GTGGAACTTGCTCATGGTGGAAGGGGCCAATCTTCATCGCTTGATAAGCACAGCAGCTACAGTAGTGCAGGTCGACGTGGCGGTGTTTCCAGGCGCACAGAGTATCGTG TTATGGTCACTGGTTTACCCTCCTCGGCATCATGGCAAGACTTGAAG GACCATATGCGCCGAGCCGGTGATGTCTGCTTTTCTGAAGTTTTTCGTGATGGTGGTG GTACTGTTGGTATTGTAGATTATACAAACTACGACGATATGAAATATGCA ATCAAGAAGCTTGATGACTCTGAGTTTCGGAATGCATTTTCACGGGCGTATATAAGA GTGAAGGAGTATGATTCCAAAAGAAGCTTATCTAGGAGTCGAAGTCGTAGCCGTTCATATTCAAAAAGTGCAAGTAGCCGTAGCAGAAG CAAGTCTCCAAGGGCAAAGTCATCACGCCGTTCGTTGTCTAAATCTCGATCTAGATCTGTATCTTCTCGTTCTCACTCAGCATCTAAAGGACATTCTGTATCAAG ATTTGGGCCTAAGCAGGGATCTCTGGATCGGATAATAGGATCTGGATTGGATTGGGTGCAAATGGTTGCAACTGTTTCATTGTTGTAA